A single window of Crassostrea angulata isolate pt1a10 chromosome 8, ASM2561291v2, whole genome shotgun sequence DNA harbors:
- the LOC128161447 gene encoding uncharacterized protein LOC128161447, translated as MFSLQMDCSFFTEKDNIGLLCITNIVLGIISGLGLMFLCNNRNKAENYESVQMPMTMNDEYLGFPTENRIQSNDFRESNRLIRRDFQRNRRSAEPVYINRRNDYLDPEFNKGESNYLKPIHYKYENTDLGRKQESHYLNTCTSNKQCTKDSLDDYLEPRT; from the exons aaaaggaCAACATCGGTCTTTTATGCATCACAAACATTGTACTAGGTATCATCTCTGGCCTTGGACTGATGTTTTTATGTAATAACAGAAACAAAGCGGAAAATTATGAGAG TGTGCAGATGCCAATGACAATGAACGACGAATACTTAGGTTTTCCCACCGAAAACAGAATACAAAGCAATGATTTTCGAGAGTCAAACAGATTAATAAGAAGGGATTTCCAG AGAAACAGGCGAAGTGCTGAGCCTGTTTACATAAATAGACGCAACGATTACTTGGACCCAGAGTTTAACAAAGGGGAATCAAACTATCTTAAACCTATCCATTATAAGTATGAAAATACTGACCTAGGCCGAAAACAAGAGAGTCATTACTTGAATACATGCACCAGCAATAAGCAATGCACTAAGGATTCACTCGATGACTATCTGGAACCCCGTACTTAA